The nucleotide window CAAAGCCAATGTTATACATAATCTCATTTAAGTTGCTTACACCGTCTTTTCCATATTTCTCCTGCATCATTTCCAGAGCGCCAAGATATATCATCCCAATTCCACTGACAGATTTTTTCCATCTCAAAGAATAGGGGATTTTATCCCATACAATCAGTCTCTTCAATAGAAAACTTTTAAAAGACATGCTACTCCTCTCAGTTTGGAATCTGAATTTCCCAGAATGAATATCAAATAATTCATGAGGCAGTCTGACTAGATCATTTCAACCTGCGTTCAACATGCCAATATTAGATTTTGAAAAATTAACAATTTTAGATAATTGGTAATGATTGCTGTTTTGAAAAATATTGTGTAATTTATTCAGCTGAAAATGTAATACAACCAAATCTCACATAATGCAGGTCTCATGACATATAAACAATGAACACTTTAAGTAATGAATACTTTCTCTAATATTATTTAGCTTAGAGTAATGTGTTTTCCAGCAAAAGAGTTATCGCTATCGTTTAAAATATTGGAAAAACGAGTTGCTTATCAAAAATCAAATTGCGGGCGGCCACCCCACTCTAAAAATGGGGTATGCTTCGGGCCGCCCGCCCGGTTACTTGGATACAGATAATTAAGTATTCTTTAACAAGGTTTCCTTAATATAAGTGATTGAAATTTTGACCTCGGTTTCCTATCCGATTTACTATCTATATAAAAGGAAACTACGGTTTAGATATTCAAAGAGAAACACGAAGAGGAGAGGGTTCACTTCATCCCCAACCTGAAGGATGGGGTATTCGTGACCCTCTGCGCTCCCGTAGTAATAAATCTCAACTTATCTTTTCACGTAAAATAGCTGTTTGAATTTTATTGTTCCTAACTTTTGTTTTTTACTTAAACTTTACTTAATTGTGATTCCACGGAGCTAGATGCGTGTTCCTCTACATGATTTATATCTAACCGAAAAAATAAAAAGATAAAATTCTAGTATTTAATCAGATTGTCAATCAAGTTCTACCGTACTGTTAGTCAGCATTTGGTTTAAAGATTATATTTTTCAAATCCGCCTTTAAAGTAAACAAAAACTTCAAGTTCGCACTTGCCTTTAAGGAATTCCCTTATTCTGCGGTCGTATACGCTTTGAACGTGTTTAAGGTCGTTTTTTTGGAAGTGAGCCTTCACAGCTTCAAAAAATCCGATAATCTGTCTCAGGTAAGCCTCTTCATAAGCTCTGGTATCCTGTGCAATTGCTTCACACTCGGAGTCATCAAGTTCGGAATAATAGCTCCCATGCTCGTTTAAGCCGCTCATCTGGCGCCAATCCACATTACCGGAGTCATCAGCTTCTCTGTGAAGCATATAAGGATAAACTCTGCAGATTGAAGGACGCCTGTCATAAATTGTACAACGCTTATTCTCAAGGAAAATACAGGAGCCATCAGGCTTTGTTTTCAGGGCATAGCCTGAGACATAAAACCTACCCTTCTGGTCGCAAAACTCGTAATAAGGAGCAGGAGTAACTGAATCCGGATTTATCTGCCTTATAACAGCAAGGTCCGCATCGAGCAGGAAAACGTGGTCGTTAAACTCTTTTGTGCAGCAGCGTGCGCAGAGTTCACACCTGAACCCCAGCTCTTTAATAATACCCACAAATTCAGAGTCAGGAAATTTCTTTACGTCTGCGAGTTCTTCCCGTGCGTCTGCAAGCCTTGTTTCAATGTTATTCTTTTTTACGCTAATCACCTTTTTAAAAAAAGAATTATGCAAGTATACCTTATTTTAATTCTATGTCCGTAACATTTAATTACTAGCATTTCTTTTTATCATAAATCCAAGGCTTGATGACATTTATAATTTCGCACTTTCAGGCTTCAAGGAATATCAGATATTCTTCAATCATCATTGAGAATTATCGATTTAACGTTATAGAACCAGGGAATACCTGTTAAACCAGGGAATACCTGTTAAACCAGGGAATACCTGTTAAACCAGGGAATACCTGTTAAAATACCTGTTTATTGAGACTCTGCCGAGGAAAAATAAATCCGCGGCAACCGGCAGTGTCCAGCAATAAGCGAATACCTGGATATATTACGTGATAAATTACAAACAAATTCAGAGAAAATTAAGATTAAACTTAACGAGGAATGATAATGGGCAAAACCGGCAGCATTGATTGGGTAAAAGTAAAAGGCAGAAAAGGCAGAGTAATTAAGGTCCAGAAGTCACAGGCTCAAAAAGCACACCCAGGACCTGCGCAGCGCTTCAGTTCTTCAGGACATAAGAGGCGCTTCATCAGAAGATCTGCAAAGGCTATTGTAAAGTGATTTTAAGAGCTTTTTAATTTACTCTTTTTAATTTACTTTTGGCATGAAAGTACGTGATTATTTGTTTTTCACGTACTCTCTTGTTCCTTTTTTCCCATAATTGCGATAATACCACTAATTATTGTTATCCTTTCATCAACCGAGAATATCTCGGTTTCCACAATCTTCCTCTTTTGAACTTCTCCTTTTTCATACCCTGTTTCATCTTGGTACATCTCATCCTTTGTGATAAGATGCCATATTATTGTTGCAATTTTCCTTGCCAGGGCAATAATTGCCTTTGCATATCCAATTGACTTCTTTTTCCTGTTAAAAAATTCTTTTAACCTGCTATTCTTCTTTCTTGCTGCTGCTTGAGCAATCTGAGTTAGAATCCACCTTGCTACTTTTGATCCTCTCTTAGTGATTCTTCCGTTATGGTATTTATCTGCAGATTGATATACATTAGGAACTATTCCAAGCCACGAAGCAAGCTTATCTCCCGTTGGAAAATCACTAAAATTTCCTATTTCAGCAATTAGAGTCGCTGCACCAAGTTCTCCAATACCTGGAACTGACATTAAAATCTCCATTTCCCTTTTATGCTTTTGATAAGCATAATTGAAAATTTCCCTTTCTAGAGTCTCAATCTCATCATCTAAATGTTTTATAAGGTTAAGGCATATCTGAAGCCTGATTGCAGCACTCTGGGATATTTCTCTGTCAAGAATATCTCTTATCTGAACAGCTTTTTTCCGAACATTTGGAGAAAGAGATTCTATAATCTGGTCAACGTTTTTACCTGAAGATATTCCTGCTAGAATTGCTCTACCATTTTTCCCAAAAATGTCAGTAAGCACATCACCCAGATGTAACATTTCGGAAGAAAGAATAGCATGAGATTCATTTTTAATATCTGTTCTTTTTCTTACCAGAGTTAACCTGAGCCTAACATATGACCTGAATTCTCTATGCCTTTTTGGAAAAACTCTCGATGGTTGAATCATTTTATTCAATGCAAGTTGTGCAATTACTTCTGAGTCTATTTTATCAGTTTTTTTATGTGTAAATGCCTTCATATCCCGAGCATTTCCAACTATAACAGGCAAATGATCTGTCAATGCCCCATAAATCGGAACCCAAAAATCACTTGTTGATTCACAGGCTACAACGTCACATTTTTCTGATGTTACCCAATTTTTAAGGTTTAAAATCCCATCATCATCTCTGGCAAAACGTTGTTGCTGTTTTTCACCGGATCTACTCAGAATTGTAGCAATAAAAAAATGTTTGTGAATATCTAAACCACAAGATTTGTTTATTTCCCCTTCCAATTTAGATTACTCCATCATTTCAAGGACAGTAGAATTGCCTCAAAGGCAATTTGGCATTCGTGATCAAAGTCACATCTGGGCCTTCGATGGCAATTCAAGGGTTAGTTTTTTGACGGTTTCGGAGAACCAAAGTAAAAACAACCTTCCTGTCCAAGGTAATGATGGAGTTAAATTCTAAAAAAGGTAAGGAAATAAGACTTTCATTCTCTGGGCATGTTATTCGAAGAATATCATGTGTGTTTTTTAAGTTACTTCTTTAATTTGCGGTTTTGAATTTACTTTAAGGTTAATTTTTGAGTTTTACTTTTGAACTCTGATTTTGAACTCTGATTTTGAACTCTGATTTTGAACTCTGATTTTGAACTCTGATTTTGAATTCAGATCATAGCACTGCACATTTTAGACCAGAATACTTTAGACCAGAATATTTTGCTAGCTCTCTCCGTTTGATTAGCCTTTGAAGCATAAAACTTCATATAAGAAAAAGTGAATCACTGGACATGAAGGAAGAAAGAAAGTTCGTTCATTATTTTTGACTTGCTTTTAAAAATGAAATAAAAACTGAAACGTTTTTTCATTAATCCAATTTAAGGAATATAACAATAAGGTAAAAGAAGATTAAAAGGTATTTTGAGAGAATACAGGAGCGTTATTCGATTAAGAAAACATCTACCTCTTCTCCTTCTTCATACCCTTCAACGTTTTCCGGCACAAGTACATACCCGTCAGCTTTTGCAACTGAAGTCAGAACTCTGTCTCCGTTTCCGGTCAGAGGGCGCACCTTATCTCCTTCAAAGACAACGCGGACGAAATTAACATATCCTATTTTCGAACTGATTTTTGTAGCCAGGCGTTTTTTGAGAATAGGTTCAGGAATCTCTGGAATTGCCGCCAGTTTCCGAATTCCGGGACGGACAAAGAAATAAAGGGAAACGAGCCCGGCAACCGGATAACCTGGCAGGCAAACTACAGGGATGTTGCTTATAATCCCAAGAGCTGAAGGTTTACCTGGGCTGACTCCTATACCATGTACGAGCAGTTCTCCTAGAGCTGCTACAACTTCAGAAGCATGATCTCTTTTTCCTACTGATGTTCCACCTGAAAGAATAATCATATCGGCATCCAGGTTTGCTTCTATGGCCCTTTTTATACTATCCGGGTTATCAGGAACGATGTTGAGATACCTAGGAACTCCTCCCCATTTTTGCACATAAAGAGACGACATCAGCCCATTAGTCTCAAGCACCATGCCAGGAGGAGGTACATCTCTTTTCTCCTGACGGCTTATAAGCTCGTCCCCTGTCGGAATAACTGCAACTACAGGCTTGTTGAAAACCTTGACCCTGTCAAGTCCAAGCGAGGCAAGAACAGCAACGTCACATGGGCGAAGAAAATGCCCTTCCTCAAAAATCATATCTCCTTTTTTTATGTCCTCTCCGATCTGTCCCACATTCCTGCCAGGATATACCTGAGCCCTAATCTCTACAAGGTTTCCTGCGGTTATGGTATCTTCAACCATTACGACAGCATCAGCTCCTTCAGGCACTGCAGCTCCGGTATGGACCCAGGTTGAAGTTCCTTCCTCTACTCGGTCAGAAAGCTGCAGCATTACCGGATTTGAAGGAGAAGCTCCCATAGTGTCGGAAACCCTTACAGCGTATCCATCCATAGCTGCACGCCGGTAATGTGGCACATTCCTTTCCGAAAGCACGGTTTCTGCCAGTACCCTACCTGTACAGGTTTCGAGTGAAATTTCTTCTGTTTTCTTTATAGTAGAAATACGCTCAAGAAAAAGTCTCAAAGCTTCGTCAACCGAGGTTCGTTTTTTGAATATCCTGCCCATGATCGTCCTTCCTGAAGAAGTTAGCCCCCTGAAACCGGAGGCAGGACTGCAAGCTCATCAGTGTCAGAAAGAAGAGTATCGAGCCCTTCAAGATGCCGAATATTATTTCCATTTATAAGGACATTGATTGAACCGCATATAACCGGAGCTTTGTTTTCTCCTTCGGGCTCCTCAAAAATAAGGTGCTTTAACTCGGGATATTTTTCAGAAAGGGATAAAAGGACATCAATAACCTTTTCTCCGGACAGCTGCAGTTCCGATATACCGGCCTTTTCACGCAAATTTGCAAATAACTTGACTTTAACCTCAGCCATGAGAGAGATTATTTCATCCTATCCCTTAAATATACCTATGCCCATTAAGAATCAGCTATGATGGAAGGTTTGGGGAATAATGCAGCAAGATCAGGATTACAACACTGAGAACTCGCCAGAACTTTCTGAGAAAAAATACAAATTGCTCGGGTTTCTGATCATTCTTTTTGCCCTGTTAATAAGATTGTTCGATCTGGGAGAGCGAGTACTTCATCACGATGAAAGCGTACATGCCAGTTTTACCCTTAAACTTCTCGAAAGCGGGCAATATAAATATGACCCTGCCTATCACGGCCCCTTTCTATTCCATTCTACTGCTGTTGTCTTTCACTTCCTGGGAATAAACGATGCGACATCACGCCTGATCCCTGTTTTCTTCGGAGTAGCAGCAGTTCTTCTGCTCTTTTTACTTAAGAAGGAGCTTGGAGAAAGGGGTGTACTCTGGTCGGCTTTCTTGCTCTCTTTTTCTCCAAGTATGGTGTACTTTTCAAGGTTCTTCAGGAATGATCTGATCATTGTTTTCTGCACCCTGGCAACGGTTATAGGTGGAATTCGCTATCTTGAGAACCTTCACAGCTCAAAGAGATACGCTTATCTTATCCTTGCTGCTTCCTCTCTTGCAGTTGCCGTATCCTCAAAAGAAAACGCTTATCTTGTTATCCTTATGTTCGGAGCCTATGCATTGATTTATTCTTTGTACGGATTTTACTTTGACTGGAAAAAAGAAAATCTGAGCTTTAAAAGAACTTTTATTCTCAAAATTTCAGCCGTTTCTCCGTTCATACCAGAAATTCTGATTTCAGGCATTCTTTTTGTTTTTATTGTAATGTTATTTTATACAAGCCTTTTCAGAACCCCGGAAACTCTCTATTCAATTGTGGAAAGAGCTTTTTCTCACTGGATGGAGATGCATAGAATTGAACGTATAGGAGGCCCTTTTTACTATTATATTCCTATCCTTCTTGTATACGAAAGTCCGATTTTGATCTTTGGGACTGCAGGTATAGTTCATTTTCTGAGAAAGAAAGGAAAAAATGCCTCCTTTTTCCTGTTTGTTTCTTACTGGGCAGTTTCGAGTTTGCTACTTTACTCCTATCTTCAGGAAAAAGTCCCCTGGCTTGTTGTGCATATTGTCCTGCCTTTTGGGATTCTGGCAGGGGCTTATCTTGGAGATTTCTTTTCCGGGATAACAGGTCGAAGACAGAAGAATTTACCCGAAAAAGAAAACATGAGTTTCGGAATAGACAAAACTCCCGTTTCCTGGATAAAATATTCCAGATCCTATACCCTTGTTGCAGGGATTCTGGCACTTACACTAATAATATCACTGGCTCAGTGCTTCTCCGTAAACTTCTACAGGAGTATGGAACCTGATGAACTGATGACGTATTCACAGACATCTCCGGATATCAGGGAACTTATGGAGAAAATAGAAGGATTTAATCTCGGGCCTGAAACTCTAAGGATATCCGTTGTGGACCCCGAAAGCCTTTACTGGCCTCTCCCATGGTACCTCAGAGACTATGAGAAAGCAGCATATTATACAGAACCGCCAGCAAAAAAAAAGTACGACGCGATAATCGTACCTTCAACATATAGTATGTACGATCTGATTTCAGAAGAAAAATATTCCTCATATAATTTCTCCTTACGTCCTGGAAAGAAGTTTACTCTTTATTATAAAAAAGAACTTGAAAAAAACATATAAACATATAATAGACCGGAAAAAGGAAATTTACATATTAAGTACTGGAGAATAATAGTACTAGAAGAATAGTATTAGAAGAATAGTATTAGAAGAATAGTATTAGAAGAACAGTACTAGAAGAACAATCTTTAAGTGGGAGATGGTATGGACAGAACATTCAGTCTGAAAAATAGCTTTTCAGGAAAAAGTACCTCTCAAGGAAACAAAAAAGGAGAGACTGAAGAGTTTCCGAAGCAGAGAGGAAAACAACCTGACAAACGTCCAGGCTTTCCAGACTCCAGTCCTCTTTCCAAATCGATAGACGACAGACTTGGGACCTGTCTCTGGATGACAATTGACGAACTTATGACCAGAGAGATCGTAAAGGTCTATGAAAATACATCAATTGAAGAAATTCTTTCACTTTATGGCAAATATCCTTACCACATCCTGCCTGTAGTGAATGATAAAAATGAGCTTGTGGGTATTATTGATCTTGATATTATTCTTGAAATTCTTCTTTTATGTTTAATGCCCAGAGAAAAACACACCCTAACTACTGCAATCCGATCGCTCGGAGCAACAGCAAAAGAGATTATGATTACTCATCCTATAACGATCTCTCTAAATGCCACACTTAAGAATGCTTCTGACCTAATGATAAAGTACAGGCTTGACCGTATCTGTGTTATTGAAGATGGGAAACTGGTAGGAGTAATATCAAAAAGAAATCTTATAGAAGAGATCTGCAAAAGAAGAAAGGAAAAGCTGAAAGGGGAAACAGACTAAAAATTGAACTGTTGCTGATAGCAAATATTAAAGTTCTGACAATTCTATAAAAATACCTTAGATCATATAATAAATTTTTAGGATTTATAAAAGATTTTTAAGGTTTTATAATAAATTCTTAAGATTCCAGTTAATTCTTAAGATCTTAATCAACTCTTAAAATCCTAATCGATTCTTAAAATCCTAATCAATTCTTAAGATCCTAATCGATTCTTAAGATCTTAATCACCTTAGAAAAGATAGATTAGAATTTGGAAGGCAAAATATTCGTTTGATATATTAGAGTTATAAAAACAAAGTGAGAAAGAGCAAAATGTGGGGGGCCAGCAGTAGTGAGTGCTCTACTTCAGTTACTGTTCTTGATTTTCAGCGTCAAACTTCTCGGAGAAGCAGCAGAACGAATAGGTATACCTTTAGTTGCAGGAGAAATTCTGGCTGGAGTTTCACTTGGCGTACTTTTTCTTAATATCGATACCGACATAATAACTTTTTTTGCCAAACTCGGATCGATTTTTCTACTTTTCACTGCCGGATATAAAGAAGTAAACCTTAAGAACCTCAAATTTGATTCAGTAACAGCGCTTGTTCCAACACTTTCCCAGATAGTCTTTGCTTTTATCTTCGGATTCGTTTTTGGAAGGGCCTTTAATTTCAGTTTTCTTGAAAGCCTCTTTCTGGGAGTAGCTTTCAACCCAACAAGTATAACAGTAGTGCTCGGAACTCTTATAGATTTAAACTACCTCTCCAGCAGACCTGGGACAGCAATACTTTCGTCTGCGTTCTTGGATGATATTATAGCACTTTTTTTCTTTTCAATTGTTATTAACTTTGTCCGTTTTAACCGTGTTCCTCCAGTTATGGTGATTCTTCTGATCGCAGGAAAAATCCTGATTTTTCTGTTCATAATGTATATCCTTGGAACTTACCTCTTTCCCAGGCTTTTTATATATGCTGAGAAAATGCATGCAAAAGAAGCTGTGTTTTCCCTGGTTGTTGTGACTGCTCTTTTTTCTGCTTATCTTGCAGAAATATTCGAACTTCATTCATCAATAGGGGCGTTTACAGGGGGTATAATGGTGTCGGAAATTCCCCTTGCTAAACTCCCGGATATACAGAGCAAAGTTGATGGACTGGCTCATGGAGTTTTGATTCCTCTTTTTTTCGCTTTTATAGGATTTTTAATTGATCCATACACCCTAAAAAACACTGGCAGCTTTACCCTTCTAATTATCCTTGCAGCACTTTCGGGGAAATTAGCAGGAGGCTTTATCGGATCAAAAGTTATAGGTTTCGACTTTTACGAAAGTTTAATTTTCGGCACAGGGGTTATGCCGAGGGCAGGAGTTGAGCTTGTGATACTCACTATAGGAAGAGAATTACAAATAATCAATCAGGAAACATTTTCGGCAATGGTCCTGATGGTAGTTGTATCTATTCTAATCTCACCGATCTGTGTGAGATGGGCTATTCAAGCCAGGCAACGAAAGAACGGGTAAATCAATCAAAGTTTGTCTTTTCTTTAGTTTTCCCCTGAGAACTTTTTCCTGAGAAATATTTTATCAGTTCCATTGAGATAAGCGTGGTAGAAGCAAGAGGCAGTATCACTCCCCAGTCAGAGAGAGAAAGCGGAACAGTCCTAAAGGCAGTCTGGAAAAAAGGAACATAAATTACTACCAGTTGCAGGATTATTGTTGTCAGGACTGCATAAACCAGAGACCTGTTTGTAAAAATTCCCAAGGAAAAGATTGAATAACGGTCGGACCTCCAGTTGAACGCATTAAACATTTCTGAAAAAACAACAAGGGTAAAAATAAGAGTCTGGAGTTTCTCAATAGAGAAGTTTCTGTCAAGGGCCCAGGTTAAGACTAGAAGAGCCTGAAAAGCAATCAACCCTCCAATTCCCAGCCCGGCTGCGATTTCCCGGCGAGTGATAAGACCCTCCTCAACATTTCTTGGCTTCTGTCTCATAATGCCGCTGTCAGGAGGCTCAACTGATAGAGCCATAGGAGGAAGCCCGTCCGTAATCAAATTAATCCAGAGGATCTGAACCGCAATCAGAGGCAGAATCTGCCATCCCAGAATAGAAATAAGGACTATGAGCACCTCACCTATATGGGCTGAGAGCCCGTAAGTAATGAAGTTTCTAATATTTTTGAATATATTTCGGCCTTCCTCAACCGCTGCAACAATTGATGCAAAATTATCGTCCGTAAGGATCATGCTTGAAGCTTCTTTACTGACATCCGTGCCCGTAATCCCCATAGCTATTCCCATATCTGCAGCTTTAAGGGCAGGAGCATCGTTTACTCCGTCCCCGGTCATCGCTACTACATAGCCTTTTTTCTTAAGGGCGTCTATTACCCTCAACTTATGGGTAGGATAAACCCTGGCATAAACCGAGACTCTTTCAACCTCGCCTTCAAACTCGGCATCACTGAGGCTATCAAGTTCCGAGCCTGTAAGAGTAAGATCGTTTTTCTTCAAAATCCCCAGTTCCTTTGCAATTGCAGATGCCGTAACCTTATGGTCACCTGTTATCATTATGGTTTTAATGCCTGCGTTTTCACATTTTTGGATTGCAACCTTTACTTCCTCTCTTGGTGGATCTCTCATGCCAGTTAAGCCTGAAAAAACCATGTCTTCTTCAATTTTCTCAGAAGGAAAATCTCCTGAAGAATTATTTTCAATAAAGAGTTCCTCATCCAGAGGATGGAATGAAAGAGCCATAACCCTGAGGGCCTGATCAGCCATTTCCCTGACTTCCCCAGTAATCAACTGCTTCATCTCTGGAGATAAAGATTTTATTTCACCATCAAGAAAAATCTTCGTACATGAGCCAAGAATTACCTCAGGAGCTCCCTTTGAAAAAGCAACCAGCCCTTTAAGAGGAAAGCTGCCAGAATCAGCTTCCAGTTTACTGATAGTGGTCATTCGTTTTCTTTCAGAGGAAAAGGGTATTTCCCCAAGGCGAGGATATTTTTGATCAATATCAACTTTATGAAGCCCTGCCTTTGCAGCAGCAACCACAAGAGCTGCCTCCGTAGGATCTCCTTTGATCTCCCATTTTTCATTTTCCTTAAAAAGGCCAGCGTCGTTACAGAGAACAGCTCCCAGTAAGAGAATCTGAAGATGGGAGTCATCCGTAGAAACTTTATCACTTCCCTTAAAGAACTCTCCTTCGGGAGAATATCCTGCTCCCGTAACATTCAAAACCTGCTTATTAACACAAATTTTTTCAACCGTCATTTTGTTCTGTGTAAGCGTGCCTGTCTTATCCGAACAGATAACGTTTGTTGCTCCAAGAGTTTCTACAGATGGCAGTTTTCTTACAAGGGCATGCCTTTTGACCATACGTCTTACTCCGAGTCCAAGCCCTACCGTAACAACTGCAGGAAGAGCTTCAGGAATAGCAGCAACCGCGAGAGCAACTCCCCATAAAAACATATCAAGGAGAGGAAAACCATAAAAAACCCCAAGCATTGCAACAAAAGCCACAATTATAAGAGTCGCAATACCAATCCATCTGCCGAACTTATCAAGGCTTTCCTGTAAAGGAGTTCTGGATCTCTCTATTGTCCCCAGAAGCCCGGCCAGCTCTCCAAAAGCCGTATTCATTCCGGTTGCGGTAACGATTGCACTGCCTCTTCCGTAAGCAACTGCAGTTCCTGTATAGACCATATTTGTCCTGTCAGCTTCAGGAGTTTCGGAGGGCAGGGCTTCAATGTTTTTCTGGACAGGCACGGACTCTCCTGTAAGGGAGGACTCATCAATTTTGAGATTGAACTCTTTAACGATCCTGGCATCCGCAGGAATGCGGTCTCCGGTTTCAATAAGGATAAGATCCCCAGGAACGAGATTGTTTGAGGAAATATTTTTTTCAACCCCATCCCTTATAACAGTAGCTTCAGGTGAAGTAAGGGACTTTAGAAGCTCAATTGCTTTTTCGGCTCGATATTCCTGCACGAAGCTGAGAATCCCTGCAAGAAAAACCGTGAAAATAATGACTATTGCATCAACTACCTCCCCGAGAAGAGCCGAAATAACAGAGGCCGTAATCAAAATAAAAATCAAGATACTTTTAAACTGTGAGATAAAGAGTTGCAGAACCGATACTTTTTCCTTTTCTTTAAGTTCGTTTTTGCCATATTTTTCAAGTCTTTTTTCAGCTTCTTCAGAACTCAAACCTGCTTCCGATACTCCAAGCTCTTCAAAAACGGAGTTGACTTCCTGATCGTAATACACCCCTCTATCCCTCAAAGTCCCCGAATAATCCGGAGCTATTCCTCGATTAATATATCTGCTTATCTAATATAAGTTTCAAAGCATATATAGCAGTTAAGTATATCGATAGGTTAAGGGATTTTTAAGGAAATTTCAGTAACATGGACTCTTGTAGAAAAAGAGATATAAAACTTTAGCTGTTTTTATATCAAGACAGGAGTGTGGAATCTATTTGAATCTGGCTGAAATCTATTCAAATCAGTTGAGACCTATTTGAAACTGTTTGAATCTGGTTGAAATCTATTTGAATCAGTTGAAACATATTTGAAATTATTCAAATTTAGTTGAAACCTATTTGAGTCTGGTTGATTTCTTAAGAGTTACCAAAGTTCTGTTCGAAAAATAAAACAGATAAGGGAAAAGTTGGGTATGAAAATCGTAATAGTAGGGAGTGGACTTGCGGGGTTGTCAGCTGGGTATAAGCTCTGTAAATCAAACGAAATTGTTATTTTTGAAAAAGATGCAGAAATCGGGGGGATGGCCGCAAGTTATTGCCGGAACTTTGCCGGAAAGAAGTACTTTATAGAAAAGTACTATCACCACATATTCAGGAGCGACTCGGAACTTCTTGACCTGATAAGGGAGCTCGGGCTTGAAGGTCAAATGCTGTGGCTAAAGGGAAAAAACGCCTACTTTGTGGACGGTAAAAACTATCCTATGAATACTCCTGGCGAAATTCTGAAATTTAAACCTCTTTCGTTTACGGATCTGGTAAAACTTGGGCTATTGGTGCTCAGGATAAAGCTAATAAATAATACGATTTCCTATGACAGAATAAAAGCAAAAGACTGGATTCTTGATACAGCGGGACAATCCGTATATGAAAACTTTTTTGCTCCTCTTATGAAAAGTAAATTCGGTGAAAATGCCGAAAATGTTTCTGCTGCCTGGCTTATCGGGCGTGTGA belongs to Methanosarcina barkeri 3 and includes:
- a CDS encoding cation:proton antiporter yields the protein MSALLQLLFLIFSVKLLGEAAERIGIPLVAGEILAGVSLGVLFLNIDTDIITFFAKLGSIFLLFTAGYKEVNLKNLKFDSVTALVPTLSQIVFAFIFGFVFGRAFNFSFLESLFLGVAFNPTSITVVLGTLIDLNYLSSRPGTAILSSAFLDDIIALFFFSIVINFVRFNRVPPVMVILLIAGKILIFLFIMYILGTYLFPRLFIYAEKMHAKEAVFSLVVVTALFSAYLAEIFELHSSIGAFTGGIMVSEIPLAKLPDIQSKVDGLAHGVLIPLFFAFIGFLIDPYTLKNTGSFTLLIILAALSGKLAGGFIGSKVIGFDFYESLIFGTGVMPRAGVELVILTIGRELQIINQETFSAMVLMVVVSILISPICVRWAIQARQRKNG
- a CDS encoding calcium-translocating P-type ATPase, SERCA-type, whose protein sequence is MYYDQEVNSVFEELGVSEAGLSSEEAEKRLEKYGKNELKEKEKVSVLQLFISQFKSILIFILITASVISALLGEVVDAIVIIFTVFLAGILSFVQEYRAEKAIELLKSLTSPEATVIRDGVEKNISSNNLVPGDLILIETGDRIPADARIVKEFNLKIDESSLTGESVPVQKNIEALPSETPEADRTNMVYTGTAVAYGRGSAIVTATGMNTAFGELAGLLGTIERSRTPLQESLDKFGRWIGIATLIIVAFVAMLGVFYGFPLLDMFLWGVALAVAAIPEALPAVVTVGLGLGVRRMVKRHALVRKLPSVETLGATNVICSDKTGTLTQNKMTVEKICVNKQVLNVTGAGYSPEGEFFKGSDKVSTDDSHLQILLLGAVLCNDAGLFKENEKWEIKGDPTEAALVVAAAKAGLHKVDIDQKYPRLGEIPFSSERKRMTTISKLEADSGSFPLKGLVAFSKGAPEVILGSCTKIFLDGEIKSLSPEMKQLITGEVREMADQALRVMALSFHPLDEELFIENNSSGDFPSEKIEEDMVFSGLTGMRDPPREEVKVAIQKCENAGIKTIMITGDHKVTASAIAKELGILKKNDLTLTGSELDSLSDAEFEGEVERVSVYARVYPTHKLRVIDALKKKGYVVAMTGDGVNDAPALKAADMGIAMGITGTDVSKEASSMILTDDNFASIVAAVEEGRNIFKNIRNFITYGLSAHIGEVLIVLISILGWQILPLIAVQILWINLITDGLPPMALSVEPPDSGIMRQKPRNVEEGLITRREIAAGLGIGGLIAFQALLVLTWALDRNFSIEKLQTLIFTLVVFSEMFNAFNWRSDRYSIFSLGIFTNRSLVYAVLTTIILQLVVIYVPFFQTAFRTVPLSLSDWGVILPLASTTLISMELIKYFSGKSSQGKTKEKTNFD